Proteins encoded in a region of the Streptomyces sp. PCS3-D2 genome:
- a CDS encoding tyrosine-protein phosphatase, protein MSRVRIRRAAAAAVAALTLAALPSAAYAAAAPAAASGARHHQRAETYSRITLQGAVNVRDLGGHRTWTGGQVRHGLVYRSDALGKLTDADVTTVSGLGLTKVIDFRIPMEVQYDGADRLPAGLSATARPVSDLGLYGTLVGAIGSGDPVIQEQMLGGGRAEAYMRAIYRTFVTDAGNRAQFAATLRELADGRQGPVLYHCTSGKDRTGWMSYVLLRALAVPEDTAERDYLASNTFRAAYDASVRAGLKQSGLMQNPDLLIPLQEVRQDYLDSATAQMEADYGSFYGYLTQGLGLDLRTLAQLQSRLVR, encoded by the coding sequence ATGAGCCGTGTCAGAATCCGCAGAGCGGCCGCAGCAGCCGTCGCCGCCCTCACCCTCGCCGCCCTGCCGTCCGCCGCGTATGCGGCGGCGGCGCCCGCAGCCGCGTCCGGTGCCCGGCACCACCAGCGGGCCGAGACGTACTCCCGGATCACCCTCCAGGGCGCCGTCAACGTCCGCGACCTCGGCGGCCACCGCACCTGGACCGGCGGCCAGGTCCGCCACGGGCTCGTCTACCGCTCCGACGCACTGGGCAAGCTGACCGACGCCGACGTCACCACCGTCTCCGGTCTCGGCCTCACGAAGGTCATCGACTTCCGGATCCCCATGGAGGTCCAGTACGACGGCGCCGACCGGCTGCCCGCCGGACTCTCCGCCACCGCCCGCCCGGTCAGCGACCTCGGTCTCTACGGGACGCTCGTCGGGGCCATCGGCAGCGGGGACCCGGTCATCCAGGAGCAGATGCTCGGCGGCGGCCGCGCCGAGGCCTACATGCGCGCCATCTACCGCACGTTCGTGACGGACGCCGGGAACCGGGCGCAGTTCGCCGCAACGCTGCGGGAGCTCGCGGACGGCCGGCAGGGCCCGGTCCTGTACCACTGCACGTCCGGCAAGGACCGGACGGGCTGGATGAGTTACGTGCTGCTGCGCGCCCTCGCCGTCCCCGAGGACACCGCCGAGCGCGACTACCTGGCCTCGAACACCTTCCGCGCCGCCTACGACGCATCAGTGCGGGCGGGCCTCAAGCAGTCGGGCCTCATGCAGAACCCGGATCTGCTGATCCCACTCCAGGAGGTCCGCCAGGACTACCTGGACTCGGCGACGGCGCAGATGGAGGCCGACTACGGCAGCTTCTACGGCTACCTGACGCAGGGCCTCGGCCTGGACCTGCGGACGCTGGCGCAGCTGCAGAGCAGGCTGGTCCGGTAG
- a CDS encoding nitronate monooxygenase family protein — translation METAFTKLVGVEHPIVQTGMGWVAGPRLVSAAAGAGALGILASATMTTEQLRSAIREVRSRLPEGTPFGVNLRADAGDAPERVRLIVDEGVRVASFALAPSKELIGRLKDAGVVVIPSIGARRHAEKVAAWGADAVIVQGGEGGGHTGDVATTVLLPQVVDAVDIPVVAAGGFADGRGLVAALAYGAAGIAMGTRFLLTSDSTVPDAVKAEYLTATVRDVTVTRAVDGLPHRMLRTELVDSLERAGRARALVRAVRHAAALREQSGLSWPQMVRDGLAMKHGKDLSWSQVLLAANTPMLLKASMVEGRTDLGVMASGQVAGVIDDLPSCAELVTRLMAEAHSVLDRLHGPHEPHEPHEPHEPHPLDALPPPG, via the coding sequence GTGGAAACGGCGTTCACGAAGCTGGTCGGGGTGGAGCACCCCATCGTGCAGACGGGCATGGGCTGGGTTGCGGGCCCCCGGCTGGTGTCGGCCGCGGCGGGCGCCGGCGCCCTGGGCATCCTCGCCTCGGCCACGATGACCACGGAGCAGTTGCGGTCGGCGATCCGCGAGGTCAGGTCCCGCCTACCGGAGGGAACCCCCTTCGGCGTCAATCTGCGCGCGGACGCCGGGGACGCACCCGAGCGCGTCCGGCTGATCGTCGACGAGGGGGTGCGGGTCGCCTCGTTCGCGCTCGCGCCCTCCAAGGAGCTGATCGGGCGGCTGAAGGACGCCGGGGTGGTCGTCATCCCCTCGATCGGGGCCCGGAGGCATGCCGAGAAGGTGGCCGCCTGGGGCGCCGACGCGGTGATCGTGCAGGGCGGCGAGGGCGGCGGGCACACCGGGGACGTGGCCACGACGGTGCTGCTGCCGCAGGTCGTGGACGCCGTGGACATCCCGGTGGTCGCGGCGGGCGGCTTTGCCGACGGCCGCGGTCTGGTCGCCGCCCTGGCCTACGGGGCGGCGGGCATCGCGATGGGCACGCGGTTCCTGCTGACCTCGGACTCGACCGTCCCGGACGCGGTGAAGGCCGAGTACCTGACGGCGACCGTCAGGGACGTCACCGTGACCCGGGCCGTCGACGGGCTCCCGCACCGCATGCTCCGCACGGAGCTGGTCGACTCCCTGGAACGGGCGGGCCGTGCCCGGGCGCTGGTGCGGGCGGTCCGGCACGCGGCGGCCCTGCGGGAGCAGTCCGGTCTGAGCTGGCCGCAGATGGTCCGCGACGGCCTGGCGATGAAGCACGGCAAGGACCTGTCCTGGAGCCAGGTGCTGCTCGCCGCGAACACTCCGATGCTCCTCAAGGCGTCCATGGTCGAGGGCCGAACGGACCTCGGGGTCATGGCATCGGGCCAGGTCGCGGGGGTGATCGACGATCTCCCGTCCTGTGCGGAGCTCGTCACGCGCCTCATGGCCGAGGCCCATTCCGTGCTGGACCGTCTGCACGGCCCGCACGAACCGCACGAACCGCACGAACCGCACGAACCGCACCCGCTCGACGCCCTGCCACCACCAGGGTGA
- a CDS encoding CoA-transferase subunit beta encodes MTTTTVTRAEYCVIACAEAWRGDGEVLASPMGLIPSFGARLAKRTFSPDLLLTDGEAMLVGLDGTPEGWLPYRRHLTLVTGGRRHVMMGASQIDRFGNQNISCIGDWERPSRQLLGVRGAPVNTLNNPVSYWIPKHSTRVFVERVDMVSGVGHDRAVEAGVTRFHRLPRVVSDLGVFDFTGPGRTMRLASLHPGVTVEQVRAATGFELALPEEVPYTREPAGDELRLIREVIDPKGLRDREVRG; translated from the coding sequence GTGACCACGACGACCGTCACCCGCGCCGAGTACTGCGTGATCGCGTGTGCCGAGGCCTGGCGGGGTGACGGCGAGGTGCTCGCCAGCCCGATGGGCTTGATCCCCTCCTTCGGGGCCCGGCTGGCGAAGCGGACCTTCTCCCCCGACCTGCTGCTGACGGACGGCGAGGCCATGCTCGTCGGGCTCGACGGCACGCCCGAGGGCTGGCTCCCGTACCGGCGCCACCTGACCCTGGTCACCGGCGGCCGGCGGCACGTGATGATGGGCGCGAGCCAGATCGACCGGTTCGGCAACCAGAACATCTCCTGCATCGGCGACTGGGAGCGGCCGTCCCGCCAGCTGCTCGGGGTACGCGGCGCACCCGTGAACACCCTGAACAATCCGGTGAGTTACTGGATCCCCAAGCACTCCACTCGGGTTTTCGTCGAGCGCGTCGACATGGTCAGCGGGGTCGGCCACGACCGGGCCGTCGAGGCCGGGGTGACCCGGTTCCACCGGCTGCCCCGGGTGGTCAGCGACCTGGGCGTCTTCGACTTCACCGGCCCCGGCCGCACGATGCGGCTGGCCTCCCTGCACCCCGGGGTCACCGTCGAGCAGGTCCGGGCCGCGACCGGCTTCGAGCTGGCGCTGCCCGAGGAGGTCCCGTACACCCGGGAGCCGGCCGGGGACGAGCTGCGGCTGATCCGCGAGGTGATCGATCCGAAGGGTCTGCGCGACCGGGAAGTGCGGGGCTGA
- a CDS encoding CoA transferase subunit A — protein sequence MSDKSMTVEEVVGQLRSGMTLGIGGWGSRRKPMALVRALLRSEITDLTVVAYGGPDVGLLAAAGRIRRLVAPFATLDSIALEPHFRAARERAAFVLTEYDEAMFMWGLHAAANRLPFLPVRAGLGSDVMRVNPELRTVTSPYADGEELVAVPALRMDAALVHLNRADRLGNAQYLGPDPYFDDLFCEAAEAAYVSCEQLVETAELAKAGPAQSLLVSRHSVTGVVEAPNGAHFTSCAPDYGRDEAFQKLYASTPWTEFSARFLSGATEHDYRSAVRTWHEEQQ from the coding sequence ATGAGCGACAAGTCCATGACCGTCGAAGAGGTGGTCGGGCAGCTGCGCAGCGGAATGACCCTCGGGATCGGCGGCTGGGGGTCCCGGCGCAAGCCCATGGCCCTGGTCAGAGCTCTGCTCCGGTCCGAGATCACCGATCTGACCGTGGTCGCCTACGGTGGCCCCGACGTCGGCCTGCTGGCGGCCGCGGGCCGGATCCGCCGGCTCGTCGCCCCCTTCGCCACCCTCGACTCCATCGCCCTGGAGCCGCATTTCCGGGCCGCCCGCGAGCGGGCCGCCTTCGTGCTCACCGAGTACGACGAGGCCATGTTCATGTGGGGCCTGCACGCCGCGGCCAACCGGCTGCCCTTCCTGCCGGTCCGCGCGGGGCTCGGCTCCGACGTGATGCGGGTCAACCCGGAACTGCGCACGGTGACCTCGCCCTACGCCGACGGCGAGGAGCTCGTCGCCGTCCCCGCCCTGCGCATGGACGCCGCCCTGGTCCACCTCAACCGGGCCGACCGCCTCGGCAACGCACAGTACCTGGGCCCGGATCCGTACTTCGACGACCTGTTCTGCGAGGCCGCCGAAGCCGCCTACGTCTCCTGCGAGCAGCTCGTGGAGACCGCCGAGCTCGCCAAGGCCGGGCCGGCACAGTCCCTCCTCGTCAGCCGGCACTCCGTCACCGGGGTGGTCGAGGCCCCCAACGGTGCGCACTTCACCTCCTGCGCCCCCGACTACGGACGCGACGAGGCCTTCCAGAAGCTCTACGCAAGCACCCCCTGGACCGAGTTCTCGGCCCGCTTCCTGTCCGGGGCGACCGAGCACGACTACCGGTCGGCCGTCCGGACCTGGCACGAGGAGCAGCAGTGA
- a CDS encoding enoyl-CoA hydratase family protein: MGVSTSGPDKGVALVTVDFPPVNALPVRGWYDLADALRAAGRDPKVRCVVLAAEGRGFNAGVDIKELQRATGHAALIGANRGCYEAFAAVYECEVPVVAAVHGFCLGGGIGLVGNADAIIASDDAVFGLPELDRGALGAATHLARLVPQHLMRALYYTSRTATAEELRAHGSVWKVVPPGALRGAALELAAEIARKDGCLIRLAKAAINGIDPVDVRRSYRFEQGFTFEANLSGVADRVRDTFGKEERA; encoded by the coding sequence ATGGGTGTCTCCACCTCCGGACCGGACAAGGGCGTCGCACTGGTCACGGTCGACTTCCCACCCGTCAACGCACTGCCCGTACGGGGCTGGTACGACCTGGCCGACGCCCTGCGGGCGGCGGGCCGCGACCCCAAGGTCCGCTGCGTGGTCCTCGCCGCCGAAGGCCGCGGCTTCAACGCGGGCGTCGACATCAAGGAGTTGCAGCGCGCCACCGGCCACGCGGCCCTGATCGGCGCCAACCGCGGCTGCTACGAGGCGTTCGCCGCCGTCTACGAGTGCGAGGTGCCGGTCGTCGCGGCCGTGCACGGCTTCTGCCTGGGGGGCGGGATCGGCCTGGTCGGCAACGCCGACGCGATCATCGCCTCCGACGACGCCGTCTTCGGTCTGCCCGAGCTCGACCGGGGCGCGCTCGGCGCCGCCACCCACCTGGCCCGGCTGGTCCCCCAGCACCTGATGCGCGCCCTCTACTACACCTCGCGCACCGCCACCGCCGAGGAACTGCGCGCCCACGGCTCGGTCTGGAAGGTGGTCCCGCCCGGGGCGCTGCGCGGCGCCGCCCTGGAACTGGCCGCCGAGATCGCGAGGAAGGACGGCTGCCTGATCCGGCTGGCGAAGGCGGCCATCAACGGCATCGACCCCGTGGACGTGCGCCGCAGCTACCGCTTCGAACAGGGCTTCACCTTCGAGGCCAACCTCAGCGGGGTGGCCGACCGGGTCCGCGACACCTTCGGGAAGGAAGAGCGCGCATGA
- a CDS encoding SDR family oxidoreductase, producing MELDGRVVVVTGGTRGVGAGIARSFLAAGAQVVVCARRPPGEPVAADGREASFAALDLRDPAAVRDFFATVARRYGRLDCLVNNAGGTPYRLLGEGDAERHARVVELNLLAPMTASLAARPWLGRARGSVVMIGSVSGTRPSPGTAAYGAAKAGLENLARSMAVEWAPEIRVNCLVLGMVRTERAHLHYGDEAGIEAVGATVPLGRLAEPADVGDAAVFLASDRARYVSGASLLVHGGGERPAFLDAATVNKES from the coding sequence ATGGAGCTCGACGGGAGGGTTGTCGTCGTCACCGGCGGCACCAGGGGCGTCGGCGCCGGCATCGCCCGGTCGTTCCTCGCGGCCGGCGCGCAGGTGGTCGTCTGCGCCCGGCGTCCCCCCGGTGAACCGGTGGCGGCGGACGGCCGCGAGGCGTCCTTCGCCGCGCTCGACCTGCGCGACCCGGCCGCCGTACGGGACTTCTTCGCCACGGTCGCCCGCCGCTACGGGCGCCTGGACTGCCTGGTCAACAACGCGGGCGGGACCCCCTACCGGCTCCTCGGGGAGGGCGACGCCGAGCGCCACGCACGGGTCGTCGAGCTCAACCTCCTCGCCCCCATGACGGCCTCGCTGGCGGCACGCCCCTGGCTCGGGCGGGCCCGGGGCTCGGTGGTGATGATCGGCAGCGTCAGCGGGACCCGCCCCTCACCGGGCACGGCGGCGTACGGGGCGGCCAAGGCGGGCCTGGAGAACCTCGCCCGGTCCATGGCCGTCGAGTGGGCGCCCGAGATACGGGTGAACTGCCTGGTCCTCGGCATGGTGCGGACCGAACGCGCGCACCTGCACTACGGGGACGAGGCCGGGATCGAAGCCGTCGGCGCGACCGTCCCGCTGGGGCGGCTCGCCGAACCGGCCGACGTGGGCGACGCGGCGGTCTTCCTCGCCTCCGACCGGGCGCGGTACGTGAGCGGAGCGAGCCTGCTGGTGCACGGCGGCGGGGAGCGCCCGGCGTTCCTGGATGCGGCAACTGTCAACAAGGAGAGCTGA
- a CDS encoding SDR family oxidoreductase, producing MAGLCEGRVVIVTGAGRGLGRAHALAFAAEGAKVVVNDLGVGLDGLPGPHSPAAQVVREIEELGGEAVAHGGDIATRQGADSLVEAALDAFGSLDTLVNNAGFLRDRMLVNLDEDDWDAVVRVHLKGHFLPLRAAAGWWRAEAKAGRPVAARVVNTSSGAGLLGSVGQGNYSAAKAGVLGLTLVAAAEMGRYGIQVNAIAPAARTRMTQRTFAQTMAAPEDGGFDAMAPENVSPLVVWLGADASAGVTGRVFETEGGRITVMEGWRPGPAADRGARRTPAEAGETALKLLAQARPPLPAYGSGRG from the coding sequence ATGGCGGGACTGTGCGAGGGCCGGGTCGTGATCGTGACGGGTGCGGGGCGGGGGCTGGGCCGGGCCCATGCGCTGGCCTTCGCCGCGGAAGGGGCGAAAGTCGTCGTCAACGACCTCGGCGTGGGCCTGGACGGGCTTCCCGGGCCGCACAGCCCGGCGGCCCAAGTGGTCCGCGAGATCGAGGAGCTCGGCGGCGAAGCCGTCGCGCACGGCGGGGACATCGCGACGCGGCAGGGCGCGGACTCCCTCGTGGAGGCAGCCCTCGACGCCTTCGGGAGCCTGGACACGCTCGTCAACAACGCCGGTTTCCTGCGGGACCGGATGCTGGTGAACCTGGACGAGGACGACTGGGACGCGGTCGTACGGGTCCACCTGAAGGGCCACTTCCTGCCGCTGCGGGCCGCCGCCGGGTGGTGGCGGGCGGAGGCGAAAGCCGGCCGCCCGGTGGCGGCCCGGGTGGTCAACACCTCCTCCGGGGCCGGGCTGCTGGGCTCCGTCGGCCAGGGCAACTACAGCGCCGCCAAGGCGGGCGTCCTCGGCCTGACCCTGGTCGCCGCCGCCGAGATGGGCCGGTACGGGATCCAGGTCAACGCGATCGCCCCGGCCGCCCGGACGCGCATGACCCAGCGGACCTTCGCACAGACCATGGCCGCCCCCGAGGACGGCGGCTTCGACGCGATGGCCCCCGAGAACGTGTCACCGCTCGTGGTCTGGCTGGGCGCGGACGCATCGGCCGGGGTGACCGGTCGGGTCTTCGAGACCGAGGGCGGACGGATCACGGTCATGGAGGGCTGGCGGCCGGGCCCCGCTGCCGACCGCGGAGCCCGGCGCACTCCCGCGGAGGCGGGCGAGACCGCCCTGAAGCTCCTCGCGCAGGCCCGGCCCCCGCTCCCGGCGTACGGCTCCGGCCGAGGGTAG
- a CDS encoding HAD family acid phosphatase: MPLSRRIRTPRTAAAGLAAAAAVLTLVPATAAEAAPAAAPAPVSASVNASAPGGNAVLLGIDYTAWQREVAAIVDAARPGIEQRIANAPAGEKPALVLDIDNTSLETDFHWFWTFPTPAITKVRALTQYAHAHGVAVFFVTARPGIIHSLTEYNLKAVGYPVSGLYVRDLPDLFEEVSTYKTAKRAEIEARGYTIIANIGNSPTDLVGGHAERTVKLPDYGGKLS, translated from the coding sequence ATGCCCCTGTCCCGCCGCATTCGAACGCCCCGTACCGCCGCCGCCGGCCTCGCCGCGGCGGCCGCCGTCCTGACGCTCGTTCCGGCCACGGCGGCCGAGGCGGCCCCCGCCGCCGCACCCGCACCCGTCTCCGCATCGGTGAACGCCTCCGCGCCGGGCGGGAACGCGGTGCTCCTCGGCATCGACTACACCGCCTGGCAGCGGGAGGTGGCCGCCATCGTCGACGCGGCCCGGCCGGGCATCGAGCAGCGCATCGCGAACGCGCCCGCCGGGGAAAAGCCGGCCCTCGTCCTCGACATCGACAACACCTCGCTGGAGACGGACTTCCACTGGTTCTGGACCTTCCCGACGCCGGCGATCACCAAGGTCCGTGCACTCACCCAGTACGCCCACGCGCACGGCGTGGCCGTCTTCTTCGTCACGGCCCGCCCCGGCATCATCCACTCCCTCACCGAGTACAACCTCAAGGCCGTCGGCTACCCCGTGTCGGGGCTCTACGTCCGCGACCTGCCCGACCTCTTCGAGGAGGTCAGCACCTACAAGACGGCCAAGCGCGCGGAGATCGAGGCGCGCGGCTACACGATCATCGCCAACATCGGCAACAGCCCCACCGACCTCGTCGGCGGCCACGCCGAGCGCACCGTCAAGCTGCCGGACTACGGCGGCAAGCTCTCCTGA
- a CDS encoding trypsin-like serine protease → MKRTLAVGAVALAAVSLQPGTASAGPVPVVGGTRAAQGEFPFMVRLSMGCGGALYTQQIVLTAAHCVSGSGNNTSITATAGVVDLKSSSAIKVKSTKVLRAPGYNGTGKDWALIKLAKPVNLPTLKIAETKAYDNGTFTVAGWGATREGGGQQRYLMKATVPFVSDAACSAAYRDLVPGEEICAGYLGQGGVDTCQGDSGGPMFRRDDAGAWIQVGIVSWGIGCARPDYPGVYTEVSTFAAQIKSAAATL, encoded by the coding sequence ATGAAGCGCACCCTCGCCGTCGGGGCCGTGGCCCTCGCGGCCGTCAGCCTCCAGCCCGGCACCGCCAGCGCCGGCCCGGTACCCGTCGTGGGCGGCACCCGAGCCGCCCAGGGCGAGTTCCCCTTCATGGTGCGCCTCTCCATGGGCTGCGGCGGCGCCCTCTACACCCAGCAGATCGTCCTCACCGCCGCCCACTGCGTGAGCGGTTCCGGCAACAACACCTCCATCACCGCCACCGCCGGAGTCGTCGACCTCAAGAGCTCCAGCGCCATCAAGGTCAAGTCCACCAAGGTCCTGCGCGCCCCCGGCTACAACGGAACCGGCAAGGACTGGGCCCTGATCAAGCTCGCCAAGCCGGTCAACCTGCCCACCCTCAAGATCGCCGAGACCAAGGCCTACGACAACGGCACCTTCACCGTCGCCGGCTGGGGCGCCACCCGCGAGGGCGGCGGCCAGCAGCGCTACCTCATGAAGGCAACCGTGCCCTTCGTCTCCGACGCCGCCTGCAGCGCCGCCTACCGGGACCTCGTCCCCGGTGAGGAGATCTGCGCCGGCTACCTCGGCCAGGGCGGCGTCGACACCTGCCAGGGCGACTCCGGCGGCCCCATGTTCCGCCGCGACGACGCCGGAGCCTGGATCCAGGTCGGCATCGTCAGCTGGGGCATAGGCTGCGCCCGTCCCGACTACCCGGGCGTCTACACCGAGGTCTCCACCTTCGCCGCCCAGATCAAGAGCGCCGCGGCGACCCTGTAG
- a CDS encoding chorismate mutase, translating to MNTSDLDNGTGDRRDGTADGIDESVTAELARLRDSIDNIDAAVVHMLAERFKCTQQVGHLKARHQLPPADPGREASQIARLRQLAENAKLDPAFAEKLLNFIIAEVIRHHETIAAGEE from the coding sequence ATGAACACCAGCGACCTCGACAACGGCACGGGCGACCGCCGCGACGGCACCGCCGACGGCATCGACGAGAGCGTCACCGCCGAACTCGCCCGCCTGCGGGACAGCATCGACAACATCGACGCGGCCGTGGTCCACATGCTCGCCGAACGCTTCAAGTGCACCCAGCAGGTCGGCCACCTCAAGGCCCGCCACCAGCTGCCTCCCGCCGACCCCGGCCGCGAGGCCAGCCAGATCGCCCGGCTCCGCCAGCTCGCCGAGAACGCCAAGCTCGACCCCGCCTTCGCCGAGAAGCTCCTCAACTTCATCATCGCCGAGGTCATCCGCCACCACGAGACGATCGCCGCCGGCGAGGAATAG